The following are from one region of the Capsicum annuum cultivar UCD-10X-F1 chromosome 1, UCD10Xv1.1, whole genome shotgun sequence genome:
- the LOC107841065 gene encoding actin-depolymerizing factor-like translates to MKKLRQKHAKKDKKKESGSKKRGSNSSASKAPAKRRRIFGAIFRDELPKIQVYKYIDTYCVNHRYIVFKIDGQQFVVEKVGGNQETHEDLANSLPSNEHRYAVFDYDFTTNKNVQKSKIFFIAWSPETTRIRSKILYAISKDKFRRKFDGAQVELQATDQSEMSLDTFIGRAL, encoded by the exons ATGAAGAAATTACGGCAAAAGCATGCTAAGaaggacaagaaaaaagaaagtggtTCTAAGAAAAGAGGATCCAATAGTTCTGCAAGTAAAGCTCCCGCCAAGAGAAGAAGAATTTTTGGAGCAATTTTCAGAGATGAACTTCCTAAG ATACAAGTTTATAAGTACATAGATACATATTGTGTTAACCATAGATATATAGTGTTCAAGATTGATGGTCAGCAATTTGTTGTTGAGAAGGTTGGAGGAAATCAAGAGACACATGAAGATCTTGCTAATAGCTTGCCTTCCAATGAACACCGCTATGCTGTTTTTGACTATGATTTCACTACTAATAAAAATGTCCAGAAGAGCAAGATCTTCTTCATTGCTTG GTCACCAGAAACAACAAGGATAAGAAGTAAGATATTGTATGCAATCTCCAAAGACAAATTCAGAAGGAAATTCGATGGTGCACAGGTTGAATTGCAGGCTACTGATCAGAGTGAAATGAGCTTAGATACCTTCATTGGCAGAGCTCTCTGA
- the LOC107840837 gene encoding rop guanine nucleotide exchange factor 14 isoform X2 — translation MMKRDDQRSDEWYFSASPKHYDTKEKPAYTTEFSAVETMKEKFAKLLLGEDVTGGSNGVSTAVALSNAITNLAASVFGELWKLEPLAEDGKRKWKREMEWFLSPTKHMIELVPAKRYDSDGQKLEIMTPKARSDIHMNLPALQKLDSMLLEALDSMVNTEFWYTEVGSRAEGRSRSAGESKRWWLPSPQVPIAGLSNPERNKLLNQGKLVNQIYKAAKAINENVLSEMPVPTAIRDALPKSGRTSLGEDLYRILNAESTSVEVMLVSLPIRSEYNALEAVNRLEAAILAWKEKIAEHDGGKSPARTSWSFRKDPISELDKIEELLSKAEALLRQLKLKYPNLPQTFLNVTKIQYGKDIGCSILEAYSRVLFNLAFSILTRIGEILQEDILSNPNSPAASCHLPGIRIPRCDSPVPSHVRHSLIDQMNKADGRSCGSRRTNASEIDIEFAESKISSVTATPSRRMWCIGKESCSSMSAPNSP, via the exons ATGATGAAGAGGGATGATCAGAGATCTGATGAGTGGTATTTCTCAGCAAGCCCAAAACATTACGATACAAAAGAAAAACCTGCTTATACAACCGAGTTTTCTGCTGTGGaaacaatgaaagaaaaatttgCAAAGTTGTTATTGGGGGAGGATGTGACTGGAGGAAGCAACGGGGTTTCCACCGCAGTAGCGCTGTCAAATGCCATTACAAATCTTGCAG CATCAGTGTTTGGAGAGCTTTGGAAATTGGAGCCACTTGCAGAGGATGGGAAGAGGAAATGGAAGAGAGAAATGGAATGGTTTCTCTCTCCGACGAAGCATATGATTGAGTTGGTTCCTGCTAAACGATATGATTCTGATGGCCAGAAATTGGAG ATCATGACTCCAAAAGCTCGTTCAGACATCCATATGAATCTCCCAGCACTTCAGAAGTTGGACTCCATGCTTCTT GAAGCTCTGGATTCAATGGTTAATACCGAGTTTTGGTATACGGAAGTGGGTAGCCGAGCAGAAGGAAGAAGCAGAAGTGCTGGGGAGAGCAAAAGGTGGTGGCTTCCGTCACCCCAGGTGCCCATAGCTGGGCTCTCTAACCCTGAAAGAAACAAATTGTTGAATCAAGGTAAATTGGTGAATCAAATATACAAAGCTGCTAAAGCCATCAATGAAAATGTCTTGTCTGAAATGCCTGTTCCAACAGCCATTAGAGATGCACTTCCAAAG TCTGGCAGGACAAGTCTAGGGGAGGACCTTTATAGGATCCTGAATGCAGAATCAACATCTGTGGAGGTTATGCTCGTTTCCCTTCCCATAAGATCGGAATACAACGCCCTTGAAGCTGTTAACAGGTTGGAGGCTGCAATACTTGCATGGAAAGAGAAAATAGCAGAACATGACGGTGGAAAATCTCCAGCTCGAACGTCTTGGTCTTTCAGAAAAGATCCAATATCTGAACTGGACAAGATCGAGGAGTTATTGAGCAAAGCGGAAGCTCTTCTGCGGCAACTCAAGCTTAAATATCCAAACCTTCCTCAGACATTTCTCAATGTCACAAAGATCCAATATGGCAAG GATATCGGATGTTCAATTCTTGAAGCATACTCTCGAGTTCTGTTTAACTTGGCATTCAGCATCCTGACTAGGATTGGAGAAATTCTGCAAGAAGACATTTTGAGCAATCCCAATTCTCCCGCGGCTTCATGCCACCTTCCTGGCATAAGAATTCCAAGATGTGATAGTCCTGTACCTAGTCATGTGAGGCACTCATTGATCGATCAGATGAATAAAGCTGATGGACGATCTTGTGGTTCTCGTCGTACCAATGCTTCTGAAATAGACATTGAGTTTGCTGAATCAAAGATAAGTTCAGTAACTGCAACACCAAGCAGAAGAATGTGGTGCATAGGCAAAGAATCTTGTAGCAGTATGTCTGCTCCAAATTCACCTTAG
- the LOC107840837 gene encoding rop guanine nucleotide exchange factor 14 isoform X1 translates to MVIMRSRLACCTRDREISIDFDENQRITTYDGLESILNSQPYDNQSVTSRGGGVTDSLDDDDSSSSSSVNAFGSFSSHWTMMKRDDQRSDEWYFSASPKHYDTKEKPAYTTEFSAVETMKEKFAKLLLGEDVTGGSNGVSTAVALSNAITNLAASVFGELWKLEPLAEDGKRKWKREMEWFLSPTKHMIELVPAKRYDSDGQKLEIMTPKARSDIHMNLPALQKLDSMLLEALDSMVNTEFWYTEVGSRAEGRSRSAGESKRWWLPSPQVPIAGLSNPERNKLLNQGKLVNQIYKAAKAINENVLSEMPVPTAIRDALPKSGRTSLGEDLYRILNAESTSVEVMLVSLPIRSEYNALEAVNRLEAAILAWKEKIAEHDGGKSPARTSWSFRKDPISELDKIEELLSKAEALLRQLKLKYPNLPQTFLNVTKIQYGKDIGCSILEAYSRVLFNLAFSILTRIGEILQEDILSNPNSPAASCHLPGIRIPRCDSPVPSHVRHSLIDQMNKADGRSCGSRRTNASEIDIEFAESKISSVTATPSRRMWCIGKESCSSMSAPNSP, encoded by the exons ATGGTAATCATGAGGAGTAGACTTGCCTGCTGTACAAGAGATAGAGAGATTAGCATTGACTTCGATGAAAATCAGA GAATTACGACGTATGATGGCCTTGAAAGTATTTTGAACAGTCAGCCCTATGACAATCAAAGTGTCACTAGCAGAGGTGGAGGTGTTACAGATTCATTGGATGATGATGACTCAAGCAGCAGTTCCAGCGTTAATGCTTTTGGATCTTTCTCTTCTCACTGGACAATGATGAAGAGGGATGATCAGAGATCTGATGAGTGGTATTTCTCAGCAAGCCCAAAACATTACGATACAAAAGAAAAACCTGCTTATACAACCGAGTTTTCTGCTGTGGaaacaatgaaagaaaaatttgCAAAGTTGTTATTGGGGGAGGATGTGACTGGAGGAAGCAACGGGGTTTCCACCGCAGTAGCGCTGTCAAATGCCATTACAAATCTTGCAG CATCAGTGTTTGGAGAGCTTTGGAAATTGGAGCCACTTGCAGAGGATGGGAAGAGGAAATGGAAGAGAGAAATGGAATGGTTTCTCTCTCCGACGAAGCATATGATTGAGTTGGTTCCTGCTAAACGATATGATTCTGATGGCCAGAAATTGGAG ATCATGACTCCAAAAGCTCGTTCAGACATCCATATGAATCTCCCAGCACTTCAGAAGTTGGACTCCATGCTTCTT GAAGCTCTGGATTCAATGGTTAATACCGAGTTTTGGTATACGGAAGTGGGTAGCCGAGCAGAAGGAAGAAGCAGAAGTGCTGGGGAGAGCAAAAGGTGGTGGCTTCCGTCACCCCAGGTGCCCATAGCTGGGCTCTCTAACCCTGAAAGAAACAAATTGTTGAATCAAGGTAAATTGGTGAATCAAATATACAAAGCTGCTAAAGCCATCAATGAAAATGTCTTGTCTGAAATGCCTGTTCCAACAGCCATTAGAGATGCACTTCCAAAG TCTGGCAGGACAAGTCTAGGGGAGGACCTTTATAGGATCCTGAATGCAGAATCAACATCTGTGGAGGTTATGCTCGTTTCCCTTCCCATAAGATCGGAATACAACGCCCTTGAAGCTGTTAACAGGTTGGAGGCTGCAATACTTGCATGGAAAGAGAAAATAGCAGAACATGACGGTGGAAAATCTCCAGCTCGAACGTCTTGGTCTTTCAGAAAAGATCCAATATCTGAACTGGACAAGATCGAGGAGTTATTGAGCAAAGCGGAAGCTCTTCTGCGGCAACTCAAGCTTAAATATCCAAACCTTCCTCAGACATTTCTCAATGTCACAAAGATCCAATATGGCAAG GATATCGGATGTTCAATTCTTGAAGCATACTCTCGAGTTCTGTTTAACTTGGCATTCAGCATCCTGACTAGGATTGGAGAAATTCTGCAAGAAGACATTTTGAGCAATCCCAATTCTCCCGCGGCTTCATGCCACCTTCCTGGCATAAGAATTCCAAGATGTGATAGTCCTGTACCTAGTCATGTGAGGCACTCATTGATCGATCAGATGAATAAAGCTGATGGACGATCTTGTGGTTCTCGTCGTACCAATGCTTCTGAAATAGACATTGAGTTTGCTGAATCAAAGATAAGTTCAGTAACTGCAACACCAAGCAGAAGAATGTGGTGCATAGGCAAAGAATCTTGTAGCAGTATGTCTGCTCCAAATTCACCTTAG